A portion of the Blastochloris tepida genome contains these proteins:
- a CDS encoding anthranilate synthase component II, whose amino-acid sequence MILLIDNYDSFTWNLVQYLGDLGAELNVIRNDEITVEAAMAADPDAIVLSPGPCTPNEAGICCELIAKASGTIPMLGVCLGHQAMGQVFGGKVIRAPAPMHGKISEIRHAGAGVFRGINGPFQGARYHSLIVERDSLPADLAVTAETADGLIMGLAHRQLPVHGVQFHPESIASEHGHVLLKNFLDLAADWNARSGRRPVRQRGH is encoded by the coding sequence ATGATCCTTCTGATCGACAACTACGACAGTTTTACCTGGAATCTGGTCCAGTATCTCGGCGACCTCGGCGCCGAGCTCAACGTGATCCGCAATGACGAGATCACCGTCGAGGCGGCGATGGCGGCCGATCCCGACGCCATCGTGCTGTCGCCCGGCCCCTGCACGCCCAACGAGGCCGGCATCTGCTGCGAGCTGATCGCCAAGGCCAGCGGCACCATACCCATGCTCGGCGTCTGCCTCGGCCACCAGGCAATGGGGCAGGTGTTCGGCGGCAAGGTGATCCGGGCGCCGGCGCCGATGCACGGCAAGATCAGCGAGATCCGCCACGCCGGCGCAGGCGTGTTCCGCGGCATCAACGGCCCGTTCCAGGGTGCCCGCTACCATTCGCTGATCGTCGAGCGCGATTCCCTGCCGGCCGACCTCGCCGTGACCGCCGAGACGGCGGACGGGCTGATCATGGGCCTCGCCCACCGTCAGCTTCCGGTCCACGGCGTGCAGTTTCATCCCGAGTCGATCGCCTCCGAGCACGGCCACGTGCTGCTGAAGAACTTCCTCGATCTCGCCGCCGACTGGAACGCACGGAGCGGGCGCCGCCCCG
- a CDS encoding bifunctional metallophosphatase/5'-nucleotidase translates to MRFVALLFVAVLGWLAPLASFAEARTVNLTLLLMCDMYNLSPQNGRGGYAKVAGVVAAERASGRNVILAHAGDAFSPTMLSGFDQARNVIELLNAIRPDVFVPGNHEYDFGPEVFAQRVSEARFPVVAANLRDRDGRPLAGIEDNRVFEVDGLKVGVVGLTATDSPQKSQPGDLQFADSVEMLRRQAADLRAKGVDLVVALAHANRDIDLKLYASGAADILLSGDDHDLWVQYDGRVAAAEAKQDGEYVIAIDLAVEVEEGAAKRAVTWWPDFRIIDTKGAEAEPQVAALVKAFEAELSQEFDVPLAKVAAPFDSLNATVRTGEAAIGNLFADAIRKASGADAALLNGGGFRGNRRYEAGTEITRRDVLKELPFSNKTVVLEVTGAELRAALEHGLGKLGEASGRFPQVSGLEIAAVGSRPAGQRIVAIRIKGAPLDDAARYRLATNDFLMNGGDGYDMLQAARPLSGARDGKLMIADVMAYLRSLGTLAPKVEGRIAVRDN, encoded by the coding sequence ATGCGTTTTGTCGCGCTTCTGTTTGTTGCGGTTCTAGGCTGGCTCGCGCCGCTTGCCTCCTTCGCCGAGGCGAGAACGGTGAATCTCACGCTTCTTCTGATGTGCGACATGTACAATCTGTCGCCGCAGAACGGACGCGGCGGCTATGCCAAGGTGGCGGGCGTGGTGGCGGCGGAGCGGGCGTCGGGCCGCAACGTCATTCTCGCCCATGCCGGCGACGCCTTCTCGCCGACCATGCTGTCCGGCTTCGATCAGGCGCGCAACGTCATCGAGCTGCTCAACGCCATCCGGCCGGACGTGTTCGTGCCCGGCAATCACGAGTACGATTTCGGCCCCGAGGTGTTCGCCCAGCGCGTCAGCGAGGCCCGCTTCCCGGTGGTGGCGGCCAATCTGCGCGACCGCGACGGCCGGCCGCTGGCGGGCATCGAGGACAACCGGGTGTTCGAGGTCGACGGCCTCAAGGTCGGCGTGGTCGGCCTGACCGCGACCGACTCGCCCCAGAAGTCCCAGCCCGGCGACCTCCAGTTCGCCGACAGCGTCGAGATGCTGCGCCGGCAGGCGGCCGACCTGCGGGCGAAGGGCGTCGACCTCGTGGTGGCGCTCGCCCACGCCAACCGCGACATCGACCTCAAGCTCTACGCCTCCGGCGCCGCCGACATCCTGCTGTCCGGCGACGACCACGATCTGTGGGTCCAGTATGACGGCCGGGTGGCCGCCGCCGAAGCCAAGCAGGACGGCGAGTACGTCATCGCCATCGATCTGGCGGTCGAGGTGGAGGAGGGCGCCGCCAAGCGGGCGGTGACATGGTGGCCCGACTTCCGCATCATCGACACCAAAGGCGCCGAAGCCGAGCCGCAGGTCGCCGCGCTGGTGAAGGCGTTCGAGGCCGAGCTCTCCCAGGAGTTCGACGTGCCGCTGGCCAAGGTCGCGGCTCCCTTCGACAGCCTCAACGCCACGGTGCGGACCGGCGAGGCGGCGATCGGCAATCTGTTCGCCGATGCCATCCGCAAGGCGAGCGGCGCCGACGCCGCCCTGCTCAATGGCGGCGGCTTCCGCGGCAACCGGCGCTACGAGGCAGGGACCGAGATCACCCGCCGCGACGTGCTGAAGGAGCTGCCGTTCAGCAACAAGACCGTGGTGCTGGAGGTGACCGGCGCCGAGCTGCGCGCCGCGCTGGAGCACGGGCTGGGCAAGCTCGGCGAGGCGTCCGGCCGCTTCCCGCAGGTGTCGGGCCTTGAGATCGCGGCGGTCGGGTCGCGCCCGGCCGGCCAGCGCATCGTCGCCATCCGTATCAAGGGCGCGCCGCTCGACGATGCCGCCCGCTACCGGCTCGCCACCAACGACTTCCTGATGAATGGCGGCGACGGCTACGACATGCTGCAGGCGGCCCGCCCGCTCTCCGGCGCGCGCGACGGCAAGCTGATGATCGCCGACGTGATGGCCTATCTGCGCAGCCTCGGCACGCTGGCGCCGAAGGTCGAAGGCCGCATCGCGGTCCGCGACAACTGA